A part of Streptomyces sp. NBC_01210 genomic DNA contains:
- a CDS encoding GNAT family N-acetyltransferase: protein MTELVIRALTPSDAHLFDSLPDPLGVGRALARATHRPEWKRVALRDGVVVARAAWWGGPDDETPVCVNWFDFAEGEEEAGTELLRTSPFQVEYELILPAGWREAPAALAAGEARIRAVTAAGMKVLVERYQYRWTPECGLPERPRRLKFKPEPDDAVIFDVLRRVHSSTLDAHALRAIAEADVDKAAQEELDFFHWCPSPREWWQLAYTPDGELVGIHVPARNPSGPCVGFIGVVPEQRGHGYAYDLLVECTHFLAERDAEFIAGATDQGNFPMARNFAKAGHPVVQERIHFLPGSQH, encoded by the coding sequence ATGACCGAACTGGTCATCCGCGCGCTCACCCCGAGCGACGCGCATCTCTTCGACTCTCTGCCCGACCCTCTCGGTGTGGGCCGCGCGCTGGCCCGTGCCACGCACCGCCCCGAATGGAAGCGGGTCGCACTGCGCGACGGCGTGGTCGTCGCGCGGGCCGCCTGGTGGGGCGGCCCCGACGACGAAACTCCCGTCTGCGTCAACTGGTTCGACTTCGCCGAGGGCGAGGAGGAGGCGGGCACCGAGCTGCTGCGCACCTCACCGTTCCAGGTCGAGTACGAACTGATCCTGCCCGCCGGCTGGCGCGAGGCTCCGGCGGCCCTGGCGGCCGGTGAGGCCAGGATCCGCGCCGTGACGGCGGCCGGGATGAAGGTCCTGGTGGAGCGGTACCAGTACCGCTGGACGCCGGAGTGCGGGCTGCCGGAGAGGCCCCGGCGGCTGAAGTTCAAGCCGGAGCCCGACGACGCAGTGATCTTCGATGTGCTGCGCCGGGTCCACTCCTCGACGCTCGACGCGCACGCGCTGCGCGCCATCGCAGAGGCGGACGTGGACAAAGCAGCGCAGGAGGAGCTGGACTTCTTCCACTGGTGCCCGTCGCCGCGCGAGTGGTGGCAGCTGGCCTACACGCCTGACGGTGAACTGGTCGGTATCCACGTCCCGGCGCGCAATCCGTCGGGGCCGTGCGTCGGCTTCATCGGAGTCGTACCGGAGCAGCGCGGCCACGGCTATGCGTACGACCTGCTCGTGGAGTGCACGCACTTCCTGGCTGAGCGGGACGCGGAGTTCATCGCGGGCGCGACCGATCAGGGCAACTTCCCGATGGCCAGGAACTTCGCGAAGGCCGGGCATCCGGTAGTCCAGGAGCGGATCCACTTCCTTCCCGGTTCGCAGCATTGA
- a CDS encoding GH1 family beta-glucosidase codes for MSTPMPPLPAFPPGFLWGASASAFQTEGAADADGKGPSGWDAFAAQGRIKDGADASRGTGFHARYREDVALLAGLGADAFRFSVSWPRVVPGGSGPVNAAGLDFYDRLVDELCAHGITPAPTLYHWDTPLPLDEAGGWLNRDTAFRFAEYASVVAERLADRVPMWITINEPAEVTLLGYALGEHAPGKQLLFDALPAAHHQLLAHGLAVRALRAAGAANIGLAVSHSPVRTAGTSEEDRFGAELYDTITNWMFADPILTGSYPDENFAALMPGPVAEDLAVISEPLDWYGVNYYHPMLVGAPAEDALGDFAGVGMPAELPFGLRDIESDQRTDFGWPVVPDGLRELLVLLKDRFGDRLPPLFITENGCSYDGLDDQRRIDFLDAHLRSLHEAIDAGVDVRGYFTWSLTDNIEWVQGASQHFGLVHVDYETLERTPKASYAWYRDAIAAQRTAARTSDSRH; via the coding sequence ATGTCGACGCCAATGCCGCCGCTGCCCGCGTTCCCGCCCGGCTTCCTCTGGGGCGCGTCCGCCTCCGCCTTCCAGACCGAAGGGGCCGCCGACGCCGACGGCAAGGGGCCCTCGGGTTGGGACGCCTTCGCCGCCCAGGGCCGGATCAAGGACGGCGCCGACGCCTCGCGCGGCACCGGCTTCCACGCGCGCTATCGCGAGGACGTCGCCCTGCTCGCGGGCCTCGGCGCGGACGCCTTCCGCTTCTCGGTCAGCTGGCCGCGCGTCGTCCCGGGCGGCAGCGGACCGGTCAATGCCGCAGGACTCGACTTCTACGACCGTCTCGTCGACGAACTGTGTGCCCACGGCATCACGCCCGCGCCCACCCTCTACCACTGGGACACCCCGCTCCCGCTGGACGAGGCGGGCGGCTGGCTGAACCGGGACACGGCGTTCCGCTTCGCCGAGTACGCCTCCGTCGTCGCCGAGCGGCTCGCCGACCGCGTCCCGATGTGGATCACCATCAACGAACCGGCCGAGGTCACCCTGCTCGGCTACGCACTGGGCGAGCACGCGCCCGGCAAGCAGCTCCTCTTCGACGCGCTGCCCGCCGCCCATCACCAGTTGCTCGCCCACGGCCTCGCCGTCCGGGCGCTGCGCGCGGCGGGCGCCGCGAACATCGGCCTCGCGGTCTCCCACTCGCCCGTACGGACCGCAGGGACCAGCGAGGAGGACCGGTTCGGCGCGGAGCTGTACGACACGATCACCAACTGGATGTTCGCCGACCCGATCCTCACCGGCAGCTATCCCGACGAGAACTTCGCCGCCCTGATGCCGGGCCCCGTCGCCGAAGACCTCGCCGTCATCTCCGAGCCGCTCGACTGGTACGGCGTGAACTACTACCACCCGATGCTCGTCGGCGCGCCCGCCGAGGACGCCCTCGGCGACTTCGCCGGCGTCGGCATGCCCGCCGAACTCCCCTTCGGGCTGCGGGACATCGAGAGCGACCAGCGCACCGACTTCGGCTGGCCGGTCGTCCCCGACGGGCTGCGCGAGCTGCTCGTGCTCCTCAAGGACCGGTTCGGCGACCGGCTGCCGCCGCTCTTCATCACCGAGAACGGCTGCTCGTACGACGGACTCGACGACCAGCGCCGTATCGACTTCCTCGACGCCCATCTTCGCTCACTGCACGAGGCGATCGACGCGGGAGTCGACGTACGCGGCTACTTCACCTGGTCGCTCACCGACAACATCGAATGGGTCCAGGGCGCGTCCCAGCACTTCGGCCTCGTCCATGTCGACTACGAGACGCTGGAGCGCACACCCAAGGCCTCGTACGCCTGGTACCGGGACGCCATCGCCGCCCAGAGAACCGCCGCCCGGACGTCGGACTCACGGCACTGA
- the treZ gene encoding malto-oligosyltrehalose trehalohydrolase: MEVASTTRGPPVLFEVWAPQAEDRVALWLEGEERPMERAEGRAGWWSAEAEAGEGARYGFAPDGGPVLPDPRSRRQPDGPDGLSAVVDQSAYAWRNDWAGRGLGGAVLYELHIGTYTREGTLDAAAERLGELAELGITHIELMPLCPFPGVHGWGYEGVSLWAVHEPYGGPEALKRFVDTAHGRGLGVVLDVVHNHLGPSGNHLPAFGPYFTDTHHTPWGSAVNLDAPGSDEVRAYLLGSALAWLRDFHFDGLRLDAVHALADTRALTFLEELSGAVDALSREIGRPLFLVAESDLCDPRTTTPREAGGLGLHAQWNDDFHHALHTALTGESQGYYADFAVTPLAAVGKTLTHGFFHDGTYSSFRGRTHGRSVDMTRTAAHRFLGYAQTHDQIGNRALGDRLSATLSPGLLACAAVLVLTGPFTPMLFMGEEWGARTPWQFFTDHTDPELAEAVRNGRRREFAAHGWAEEDIPDPQAPSTRERSCLDRSEREREPHARLLAWHRELIALRRTQSDLTDPDLAAVKVAYDEEARWLAYRRGDLRIAVNLAKDPAAIPLGGGGRVLAAWDPVQPPGADGLLHLPPESGVVLADA; encoded by the coding sequence ATGGAGGTCGCATCGACGACGAGGGGACCCCCAGTGCTGTTCGAGGTGTGGGCGCCGCAGGCCGAGGACCGGGTCGCACTGTGGCTGGAAGGCGAGGAGCGCCCGATGGAGCGTGCCGAAGGGCGTGCGGGCTGGTGGAGCGCCGAGGCCGAGGCGGGCGAAGGCGCCCGCTACGGCTTCGCGCCGGACGGCGGGCCCGTGCTGCCCGATCCGCGCTCGCGCCGCCAGCCGGACGGCCCGGACGGCCTGAGTGCGGTGGTGGACCAGAGCGCCTACGCCTGGCGCAACGACTGGGCGGGGCGGGGACTCGGCGGCGCGGTCCTGTACGAGCTGCACATCGGTACGTACACCCGCGAGGGCACGCTGGACGCCGCGGCCGAACGGCTCGGCGAGCTGGCCGAGTTGGGGATCACCCATATCGAGCTGATGCCGCTGTGTCCCTTTCCCGGCGTGCACGGCTGGGGCTACGAGGGTGTGTCGTTGTGGGCGGTGCACGAGCCGTACGGCGGGCCCGAGGCGCTCAAGCGCTTTGTCGACACAGCACACGGCCGTGGTCTCGGAGTGGTGCTCGACGTGGTCCACAACCACCTCGGCCCGTCCGGAAACCACCTGCCGGCCTTCGGCCCGTACTTCACCGACACCCACCACACCCCCTGGGGCTCGGCGGTCAATCTCGACGCCCCGGGCTCCGACGAGGTCCGCGCGTATCTGCTGGGCAGCGCGCTGGCCTGGCTGCGCGACTTCCACTTCGACGGGCTGCGTCTCGACGCGGTGCACGCCCTCGCCGACACGCGTGCGCTGACCTTCCTCGAAGAGCTCTCCGGCGCCGTCGACGCCCTCTCGCGTGAGATCGGCCGTCCGCTCTTCCTGGTCGCCGAGTCGGATCTGTGCGACCCGCGGACGACGACGCCGCGCGAGGCGGGCGGCCTGGGTCTGCACGCCCAGTGGAACGACGACTTCCACCACGCCCTGCACACCGCGCTGACCGGTGAGTCCCAGGGCTACTACGCCGACTTCGCCGTCACTCCGCTGGCGGCAGTCGGCAAGACCCTCACCCACGGCTTCTTCCACGACGGTACGTACTCGAGCTTCCGCGGCCGTACGCACGGCCGCTCCGTCGATATGACGAGAACCGCCGCACACCGCTTCCTCGGCTACGCCCAGACGCACGACCAGATCGGCAACCGGGCACTGGGCGACCGGCTCTCGGCCACCCTCTCCCCCGGGCTGCTGGCGTGCGCGGCCGTACTGGTGCTGACCGGGCCGTTCACGCCGATGCTGTTCATGGGTGAGGAGTGGGGCGCCCGTACGCCCTGGCAGTTCTTCACCGACCACACCGACCCGGAGCTGGCCGAGGCCGTACGCAACGGCAGACGGCGGGAGTTCGCGGCGCACGGCTGGGCGGAGGAGGACATCCCAGACCCGCAGGCGCCGTCGACCAGGGAGCGCTCCTGCCTGGACCGGTCCGAGCGGGAGCGGGAGCCGCACGCACGGCTGCTGGCCTGGCACCGCGAGCTGATCGCGCTGCGCCGTACGCAGTCGGATCTGACGGATCCGGACCTGGCGGCGGTGAAGGTGGCGTACGACGAGGAGGCTCGCTGGCTGGCGTACCGGCGCGGCGATCTGCGGATCGCGGTCAACCTCGCCAAGGATCCTGCCGCGATTCCGCTGGGCGGCGGCGGCCGGGTGCTGGCGGCCTGGGATCCGGTCCAACCTCCCGGCGCGGACGGTCTGTTGCACCTTCCGCCCGAGTCCGGTGTCGTGCTGGCCGATGCGTGA
- a CDS encoding DUF1707 and FHA domain-containing protein, translated as MTSSFEFHTYPARLSDAERDRVLGVLREGAAQGKLSHDTFIHRMELALAARRSDELRALTADLDTEGRWSRRLYGAVGRISAFSVRLRRAWQAEKLPPLLLPEPGPYPLQIGRDPANGLRLSHDTVSRLHAELSRQGSLWILRDLGSTNGTTVNGRRVTGSVVVHDGDMVGFGRMSFRLAAR; from the coding sequence GTGACGTCCTCCTTCGAGTTCCACACGTATCCCGCTCGGCTCTCGGATGCCGAGCGCGACCGTGTCCTCGGTGTGCTCAGAGAGGGCGCGGCGCAGGGCAAGCTGTCGCACGACACCTTCATTCACCGTATGGAGCTGGCCCTCGCCGCCCGCCGCTCCGACGAACTGCGGGCGCTCACGGCCGACCTCGACACCGAGGGCCGATGGTCACGGCGGCTGTACGGCGCGGTGGGCCGGATATCGGCGTTCTCGGTACGGCTGCGCAGGGCCTGGCAGGCCGAGAAGCTGCCGCCGCTGCTGCTGCCCGAACCCGGCCCGTACCCCCTGCAGATCGGCCGCGACCCGGCGAACGGGCTGCGGCTGAGCCATGACACGGTCTCGCGACTGCACGCCGAACTGAGCCGCCAGGGCAGTCTGTGGATCCTGCGCGACCTCGGCTCGACCAACGGCACCACCGTCAACGGGCGGCGGGTGACCGGCTCCGTCGTCGTGCACGACGGGGACATGGTGGGCTTCGGACGGATGAGTTTCCGCCTCGCCGCACGCTGA
- a CDS encoding MFS transporter — protein sequence MTTEETTEELHSEPQIRVGGGWVSALVLANLGLYMAFFTPIQVLLAEQIAELAPSGKEVALGWATGVGALVAVVANPLAGALSDRTSGRFGRRRPWILGGAVLGAVGLAVTSAQTTVIGVALGWCLAQLGLNAMLGGTNAVVPDQVPVRQRAAVSGFIGIPQTLGLVVGALLVTMVVTGIATGYLLLAALVVLCALPFVLLTRDPQVPFLPQESVRLKDFWVSPRAYPDFGWAWLTRFLVMLGNAMGTLYLLYFLKDAVHYADPEEGVLILTLLYTAGVVVTAVAGGVVSDRLGRRKALVAVGSVVMAVASLLLTFWHTWPVAMGAAALLGLGFGVYIAVDQALITQVLPEAGDRAKDLGVINIANSAPQVLGPALAAPIVAYAGGYAGLYLTATVVTALGGVLVWKIRSVP from the coding sequence ATGACGACGGAAGAGACGACGGAAGAGCTGCACTCCGAGCCACAGATCCGAGTCGGCGGCGGCTGGGTTTCCGCTCTCGTACTTGCCAACTTGGGCCTGTACATGGCGTTTTTCACGCCGATCCAGGTGCTGCTCGCCGAGCAGATCGCCGAGCTCGCCCCGTCCGGCAAGGAAGTCGCGCTCGGCTGGGCGACCGGGGTGGGCGCGCTGGTCGCGGTCGTCGCCAATCCGCTCGCGGGTGCGCTGTCGGACCGTACGAGCGGGCGCTTCGGCCGCCGTCGCCCGTGGATCCTGGGCGGGGCCGTGCTGGGCGCGGTGGGTCTCGCGGTCACCTCGGCACAGACGACGGTGATCGGGGTGGCGCTCGGCTGGTGTCTGGCGCAGCTCGGGCTGAACGCAATGCTGGGCGGGACCAATGCGGTCGTGCCCGACCAGGTGCCGGTGCGTCAGCGGGCCGCCGTCTCCGGCTTCATCGGGATTCCGCAGACGCTGGGGCTGGTCGTCGGGGCGCTGCTGGTGACCATGGTGGTGACGGGGATCGCGACGGGATATCTGCTGCTGGCGGCGCTCGTGGTGCTCTGCGCGCTGCCTTTCGTACTCCTGACGCGTGACCCTCAAGTCCCCTTTCTCCCACAGGAGTCGGTGCGTCTGAAGGACTTCTGGGTCAGTCCGCGGGCGTATCCGGACTTCGGCTGGGCCTGGCTCACCCGTTTCCTGGTGATGCTCGGGAACGCGATGGGCACGCTGTATCTGCTGTATTTCCTCAAAGACGCGGTGCATTACGCGGATCCGGAGGAGGGCGTACTGATTCTGACGCTGCTCTACACCGCGGGCGTGGTGGTGACGGCGGTGGCCGGCGGGGTCGTCTCGGACCGGCTGGGTCGGCGCAAGGCGCTGGTCGCGGTCGGTTCGGTGGTGATGGCGGTGGCCTCGCTGCTGCTGACGTTCTGGCACACCTGGCCGGTGGCGATGGGTGCGGCGGCGCTGCTCGGGCTCGGTTTCGGCGTGTACATCGCCGTCGACCAGGCGCTGATCACACAGGTGCTGCCGGAGGCCGGCGACCGGGCGAAGGATCTGGGCGTCATCAATATCGCCAATTCGGCGCCGCAGGTCCTCGGCCCGGCTCTGGCCGCGCCGATCGTGGCGTACGCGGGCGGGTACGCCGGGCTGTATCTGACCGCGACGGTGGTCACGGCCCTCGGTGGTGTGCTGGTGTGGAAGATCCGTTCAGTGCCGTGA